In Lysinibacillus sp. FSL M8-0337, the following proteins share a genomic window:
- the cobK gene encoding precorrin-6A reductase yields MIFMLAGTSDARNLALALQSAGYAVTATVVTDSAATSLAQVGLPHLVGRLTAEEMAALITERGDRLVVDASHPFAEEASKNAMAAAKSAGVPYIRYERANEHYEHPLITVVKDYEEAAQLAATKRGVIMLTTGSKTLATFTKVLQGLEHTRVIARMLPRLDNMEKCESLGVAQRDIVAIQGPFSKELNEALFRQYDVTLMITKESGKVGSVDEKLEAALACGIETILIARPNIQYGQQYSSFEDVLQAVQNIL; encoded by the coding sequence ATGATTTTCATGTTAGCAGGGACAAGTGATGCAAGAAATCTTGCACTTGCATTGCAGTCAGCAGGCTATGCTGTTACAGCTACCGTTGTCACGGATTCAGCTGCTACAAGTCTGGCACAAGTCGGACTGCCTCATTTAGTCGGTCGATTGACGGCAGAGGAGATGGCTGCACTTATTACTGAACGAGGGGATCGTTTAGTCGTTGATGCATCGCATCCATTTGCAGAGGAAGCTTCTAAAAATGCCATGGCAGCGGCAAAAAGTGCAGGTGTTCCATATATCCGCTATGAACGCGCAAATGAGCATTACGAACATCCACTCATTACAGTCGTTAAAGATTACGAGGAAGCAGCACAATTAGCTGCAACAAAACGAGGCGTCATTATGCTGACAACAGGTAGTAAAACACTTGCTACATTTACAAAGGTCTTGCAAGGGTTAGAACATACTCGTGTCATTGCGCGTATGCTGCCTCGCCTTGATAATATGGAAAAATGTGAATCGCTTGGTGTGGCACAACGAGATATTGTAGCCATTCAAGGACCCTTTTCAAAAGAGTTAAACGAAGCATTATTCCGCCAATATGATGTCACTTTAATGATTACAAAAGAAAGTGGCAAAGTGGGCTCAGTAGATGAAAAACTAGAAGCCGCTCTAGCATGTGGTATCGAAACGATTTTAATAGCACGACCAAATATCCAATACGGCCAGCAATATTCCTCATTTGAGGACGTACTTCAGGCTGTGCAAAACATACTTTAG
- a CDS encoding energy-coupling factor ABC transporter permease produces the protein MKLSFWKLSYFLLAFLLVPKRAFAMHIMEGFLPIEWAIFWWIISIPFIILGLRSIRKTIDENPETKMILGLSGAFAFVLSALKIPSVTGSCSHPTGVGLGTVLFGPLAMSVIGTIVLLFQSLLLAHGGITTLGANAFSMAIVGPMIAYAVFKGAQKIGLSFSLAVFFAAMLGDLGTYVVTSVQLALAFPSEVGGFMASFTKFASIFALTQIPLAISEGILTVIVMNFLKKYNVSELKALRVFSAKEAH, from the coding sequence TTGAAATTATCTTTTTGGAAACTTAGTTACTTCCTACTAGCATTTTTACTAGTACCAAAACGAGCATTTGCGATGCATATCATGGAAGGATTTTTACCGATTGAATGGGCGATATTTTGGTGGATTATTTCAATTCCATTTATTATTTTAGGGTTACGCTCAATTCGCAAAACAATTGATGAAAACCCTGAAACGAAAATGATATTAGGGCTATCAGGGGCATTTGCATTCGTCTTATCTGCACTAAAAATTCCATCTGTTACGGGCAGTTGCTCACACCCTACTGGTGTTGGACTTGGCACAGTCCTGTTTGGCCCATTAGCAATGAGTGTGATTGGGACAATCGTCTTGTTATTCCAATCGTTACTTTTAGCGCATGGTGGCATTACCACTCTTGGCGCAAATGCTTTTTCCATGGCGATTGTAGGACCAATGATTGCGTATGCTGTTTTTAAAGGTGCTCAAAAAATCGGTCTATCCTTTTCTCTCGCTGTCTTTTTTGCAGCAATGCTTGGGGACTTAGGTACATATGTTGTCACGTCCGTTCAACTTGCACTTGCCTTCCCTTCAGAAGTAGGAGGCTTTATGGCTTCATTCACAAAATTCGCTAGTATTTTCGCGTTAACACAAATTCCACTAGCAATTAGTGAAGGGATTTTAACTGTTATTGTGATGAATTTCTTAAAAAAATACAATGTAAGCGAATTAAAAGCTTTACGTGTTTTCTCTGCAAAGGAGGCACATTAA
- the cobJ gene encoding precorrin-3B C(17)-methyltransferase, producing the protein MAQKGKIFVVGFGPGDFNHITTRAVEALQQSEFIIGYKTYVELIQDLVSAKSIVSTGMTEEVSRAQEAVRQAEAGNIVSVISSGDSGVYGMAGLVYEVLIELGWTEATGVEVEIVPGISAINSCASLLGAPIMHDSCTISLSDHLTPWNLIAKRVEAAAMADFVIALYNPKSGRRTRQIVEAQRILLEYRSPDTPVGLVKSAYRERQEITMTTLAEMLEHDIGMLTTVIIGNSSTFFYDNKMITPRGYQRKYTLGEEKQPLRPHQRLREENEPWAMNQETGTASHDFAADPNAGRMKSNIAITPVSTPTKSSLEMAATALAMVQGTTVTKATPKLVQQKMESIFELAVSPGVANKFFTPQQMMALAEVVGDEGTMEYTPDHQIHLKIPTTEPEAITEKLREVGFLLSPIGDVLSLKACDFCYGEKADSIPYAEELQATLGGLSLPKTLNIGFNGCGMACYRAVFDDIGIVYRKSKFDVFIGAKPVGRTAHAAQPVVEGLEPEQLIPLITAIIEEYKANAHPNERLFKYFKRVKKILHFTYQDMSSKIKVEPAPCGD; encoded by the coding sequence ATGGCGCAAAAAGGAAAGATTTTTGTTGTGGGCTTTGGCCCTGGTGATTTTAACCATATTACGACTCGTGCTGTGGAGGCACTGCAACAAAGTGAATTTATTATTGGCTATAAAACGTATGTTGAGCTTATTCAAGATTTAGTTAGTGCAAAGTCGATTGTTAGTACGGGCATGACAGAAGAAGTTTCACGAGCGCAAGAAGCAGTACGTCAAGCGGAAGCTGGCAATATTGTATCCGTTATTTCAAGTGGAGATTCGGGTGTATATGGGATGGCAGGGCTTGTCTATGAAGTACTGATTGAGCTTGGTTGGACAGAAGCAACAGGTGTTGAAGTCGAAATCGTACCAGGTATTTCAGCTATCAATTCCTGTGCAAGTTTACTAGGTGCACCGATTATGCATGACTCTTGCACCATTAGTTTAAGTGACCATTTAACGCCATGGAATTTAATCGCCAAGCGTGTGGAAGCAGCGGCTATGGCAGATTTTGTCATCGCTTTATATAATCCGAAAAGTGGTCGCCGCACACGTCAAATTGTCGAAGCCCAGCGGATTTTACTTGAATATCGCTCGCCTGATACGCCTGTAGGTCTTGTCAAGAGTGCCTACCGAGAGCGTCAGGAAATTACGATGACGACTTTAGCAGAGATGCTTGAGCATGATATCGGCATGTTAACAACGGTTATTATCGGCAACTCTTCGACGTTTTTCTATGATAATAAAATGATTACACCGCGAGGCTATCAGCGTAAATATACGCTCGGGGAAGAAAAACAGCCTTTACGTCCTCATCAGCGTTTAAGAGAAGAAAATGAACCGTGGGCAATGAACCAAGAAACAGGTACTGCAAGCCATGATTTTGCGGCAGATCCAAATGCAGGACGGATGAAAAGTAATATTGCCATTACACCTGTATCAACACCGACAAAATCGTCTTTAGAAATGGCAGCAACAGCACTTGCAATGGTGCAGGGGACAACTGTAACAAAAGCCACACCAAAGCTAGTTCAACAAAAAATGGAGTCAATTTTTGAACTAGCTGTTAGCCCTGGGGTAGCAAATAAATTTTTTACACCACAGCAAATGATGGCATTGGCTGAAGTTGTGGGAGACGAAGGCACGATGGAATATACACCAGACCATCAAATACATTTGAAAATCCCAACGACAGAACCAGAAGCGATAACAGAGAAGTTGAGAGAAGTAGGGTTTTTACTCTCACCAATTGGGGATGTGTTGTCATTAAAGGCATGTGATTTCTGTTATGGGGAGAAGGCTGATTCCATCCCATATGCAGAGGAACTTCAAGCAACTCTAGGTGGGTTGTCATTGCCGAAAACATTAAATATTGGCTTTAATGGTTGTGGCATGGCATGTTATCGTGCTGTGTTTGATGATATCGGTATTGTTTATCGCAAAAGTAAATTCGATGTCTTTATCGGAGCTAAGCCGGTAGGTCGAACAGCACATGCAGCACAGCCTGTCGTAGAGGGGTTAGAGCCAGAACAGCTTATTCCGCTTATTACCGCGATTATCGAGGAATATAAGGCAAATGCACATCCAAATGAACGCTTGTTTAAATATTTTAAACGAGTGAAAAAAATATTGCATTTTACGTATCAAGATATGTCATCCAAAATAAAAGTAGAGCCAGCACCGTGCGGCGACTAG
- a CDS encoding (2Fe-2S) ferredoxin domain-containing protein, protein MTTWNLEGMKTHLFICNGSSCMKKEAEEITLAIRDEIEKLALDKEIHTTRTRCNGRCKDACVVIAYPQGNWYRVPSVEHGRTLVQDLNHDSLHSEHVFTLKEGTLQRTPQTTAIKGIDKVKEG, encoded by the coding sequence ATGACAACTTGGAACTTAGAGGGAATGAAAACGCATCTTTTTATTTGTAATGGCAGTAGCTGCATGAAAAAAGAGGCAGAGGAAATTACCCTAGCAATACGAGATGAAATCGAAAAATTAGCACTTGATAAGGAAATACATACGACAAGAACGCGCTGTAATGGCAGATGCAAAGATGCCTGTGTTGTCATCGCTTATCCACAAGGAAATTGGTATCGTGTGCCATCGGTTGAACACGGAAGAACACTTGTACAAGATTTAAACCATGATTCTTTACATAGTGAACATGTTTTTACGCTGAAAGAAGGTACATTACAGCGTACACCACAAACAACAGCCATTAAAGGCATCGACAAGGTGAAAGAGGGGTAA
- the cbiQ gene encoding cobalt ECF transporter T component CbiQ: MLLIDKYAYMNKLASVHPLEKMTFSLGLLLLSLIMRDEQISLITFLVMSAFIILGAKIPLQYYAKLLLLPSFFLLSSLLSILISIAPTASILPAHLWTFSLSQWTLFIGNDSLTTARHLFFTVLGSISCLYFLILTTSVQSICYVLRQWRLPALFVELVELTYRFIFIFLNSMQKIHLAQQARLGYQSPMQWLRSISMLIAALFAEMFQRSCELNNAMQARGGEAVYWQESSSYNKKNWLGIVIIFVSLIIYGGISYD, translated from the coding sequence ATGTTACTCATTGATAAGTATGCTTATATGAATAAACTAGCGTCCGTTCATCCGTTAGAAAAAATGACGTTCTCCCTTGGGTTGTTGCTATTGTCGCTTATCATGAGAGATGAACAAATTTCACTCATTACATTTCTTGTAATGAGTGCTTTTATCATTTTAGGCGCAAAAATTCCTTTACAATATTATGCAAAACTACTGCTTTTACCGAGTTTTTTCTTGCTCTCCAGTTTACTATCTATTTTGATTTCGATTGCACCTACTGCTAGTATTTTGCCGGCGCATCTATGGACATTTTCGCTAAGCCAGTGGACCCTTTTTATAGGAAATGACAGCTTAACAACAGCGCGGCACCTATTTTTCACCGTTTTGGGCAGTATTAGTTGTTTATATTTTTTAATTTTAACGACTTCCGTACAATCCATTTGTTATGTCTTACGGCAATGGCGGTTGCCAGCTTTATTTGTAGAGTTGGTAGAGCTAACATACCGTTTTATTTTTATCTTTTTAAATAGCATGCAAAAAATTCATCTTGCACAACAAGCTCGTCTTGGTTATCAATCACCAATGCAATGGCTTCGGTCGATTTCCATGCTTATTGCAGCACTGTTTGCCGAAATGTTCCAACGCAGTTGCGAACTAAATAATGCGATGCAGGCGCGCGGTGGTGAGGCTGTCTATTGGCAAGAAAGTAGTAGCTACAACAAGAAAAACTGGTTAGGCATTGTTATTATTTTCGTATCCCTCATTATCTATGGAGGTATTTCTTATGACTGA
- the cbiE gene encoding precorrin-6y C5,15-methyltransferase (decarboxylating) subunit CbiE gives MTLHQSMKLIGIGDNGQESLLPQYRQWITDCEVLVGGGRVLDFFPSFAGEKIVIKGGLSSLVERLSEETRKTVILASGDPLFYGIGGYLAKKLTIEVYPYMSSVQLAFSKMGESWQDAYVTSIHGRPIKGLAQRIDGKKKVALLTDAENNPNALARYLKHFGMTEYRAFVAENLQGADEKYGWYSLDELEEAKFSPLNVVILQQTSAPKRYALGIDDEAFSQRKPDKGLITKKEIRVLSLQAMQLQKDSTIWDVGTCTGSMAIEAGKLAPEGQVFAVEKNAPDLENCLQNQQKFRVDITAIHSKAPGGLEQFPDPDAIFIGGTGGEMVELLQLCCTRLKPNGRIVLNAATIENLYKAVEAFKACGFAVEILQAQLARSKPILDMTRFVPLNPIYIISAYRKEENHE, from the coding sequence ATGACATTGCATCAATCGATGAAATTAATTGGGATCGGGGATAACGGACAGGAAAGTTTACTTCCTCAGTATAGACAGTGGATTACAGACTGTGAAGTGCTCGTTGGTGGTGGGCGTGTCCTTGATTTTTTCCCAAGCTTTGCAGGCGAAAAAATCGTCATTAAGGGTGGTCTTTCATCGCTCGTTGAAAGACTATCTGAAGAAACGAGAAAGACCGTTATTTTAGCGTCAGGTGATCCACTTTTTTATGGTATCGGAGGCTATTTAGCCAAAAAGCTTACGATTGAAGTGTATCCATATATGAGTTCCGTCCAGCTTGCCTTTTCAAAAATGGGTGAGAGCTGGCAGGATGCCTATGTAACAAGTATTCATGGGCGCCCGATAAAAGGTCTGGCACAACGTATTGATGGTAAAAAGAAAGTGGCATTGCTGACTGATGCCGAGAATAATCCAAATGCGCTGGCACGCTATTTAAAGCATTTTGGCATGACGGAATACCGCGCTTTTGTTGCAGAGAATTTACAAGGTGCTGATGAAAAATATGGCTGGTACTCTCTTGATGAATTAGAAGAAGCGAAGTTTTCCCCCCTAAATGTTGTGATTTTACAGCAAACATCAGCCCCAAAGCGCTATGCACTTGGCATTGATGATGAAGCGTTTTCACAACGTAAGCCTGACAAAGGACTTATTACGAAAAAAGAAATCCGTGTATTAAGTTTGCAAGCAATGCAGCTTCAAAAGGACAGTACGATTTGGGATGTAGGTACGTGCACAGGCTCCATGGCCATTGAAGCAGGAAAACTTGCACCAGAAGGTCAAGTGTTTGCAGTAGAAAAAAATGCACCTGATTTAGAAAACTGCCTGCAAAATCAACAGAAATTCCGTGTCGATATAACGGCTATCCATAGTAAAGCGCCTGGTGGACTAGAGCAATTCCCAGATCCAGATGCCATTTTTATCGGCGGTACAGGCGGAGAAATGGTCGAGCTATTGCAGTTATGCTGCACACGTTTAAAGCCAAATGGTCGCATTGTCTTAAATGCGGCTACAATCGAAAATTTATATAAAGCAGTCGAGGCGTTTAAAGCATGTGGCTTTGCAGTGGAAATTTTACAGGCACAACTTGCGCGTAGTAAACCAATTTTAGATATGACGCGCTTTGTCCCATTAAACCCAATTTATATTATTTCGGCATATCGAAAGGAAGAAAATCATGAGTAA
- a CDS encoding energy-coupling factor ABC transporter substrate-binding protein: MKKNLLLLAIVILLAIIPLFIQKGAEFGGADGEAEAAIGEINKDYEPWFESLWEPPSGEIESLLFVLQAAIGAGFIGYFVGYMRGKHKEG; the protein is encoded by the coding sequence ATGAAGAAAAATTTACTGTTACTAGCTATAGTGATACTTTTAGCAATCATCCCTCTATTCATCCAAAAAGGCGCTGAATTCGGCGGTGCTGACGGTGAAGCTGAAGCAGCCATTGGTGAAATAAACAAAGACTACGAACCATGGTTTGAAAGCTTATGGGAGCCACCAAGTGGTGAAATTGAAAGTCTATTATTCGTCTTACAAGCCGCTATTGGCGCTGGTTTTATTGGCTATTTCGTGGGCTATATGCGCGGTAAGCATAAAGAAGGTTAA
- a CDS encoding sirohydrochlorin chelatase: MKAILFIGHGSRLAAGNDEVRTFIQQLTPSIDDSYIVETCFLEFEAPNIPAGIDACVKRGATEVYAVPIILLQAGHSKIHIPAAIDAARLKYPDVTFTYGRPLGVHEEVLNILTERLSGTGLNIKEKQEDTAILFIGRGGSDADANSDFYKIGRLLWEQLDVLTVECAFMGVTNPSVDEGIERCYRLGAKKIIMLPYFLFTGILMERMEGMQKSYAATYADLDIQLADYFGYHPKLKTVLLDRMEEAIAGDVKMNCDTCQYRINASAFVEHHHDHDHDHGHHHHHDHDHDHHHDHDHHHEEELVK; encoded by the coding sequence ATGAAAGCAATTTTATTTATTGGCCATGGTAGCCGTTTAGCAGCAGGAAATGATGAGGTACGCACATTTATTCAACAATTGACTCCTTCAATTGACGACAGCTATATCGTTGAAACTTGCTTTTTAGAATTTGAAGCACCTAATATCCCAGCAGGTATTGATGCATGTGTAAAGCGTGGCGCTACAGAGGTGTATGCTGTGCCCATTATTTTATTGCAAGCAGGCCATTCAAAAATTCATATCCCAGCAGCGATTGATGCAGCTCGTTTAAAATATCCGGATGTAACTTTTACATATGGGCGACCACTTGGCGTGCATGAAGAAGTGTTAAATATTTTAACAGAACGTTTATCAGGAACGGGACTGAATATTAAAGAAAAACAAGAAGATACTGCGATTTTATTTATCGGTCGCGGTGGTAGTGATGCGGATGCGAACAGTGATTTTTATAAAATTGGTCGTTTGCTTTGGGAACAGTTAGATGTCCTAACAGTGGAGTGTGCATTTATGGGCGTAACGAATCCATCAGTGGACGAAGGAATCGAACGTTGTTATCGTCTTGGGGCGAAAAAGATTATTATGTTGCCGTATTTCTTATTTACAGGCATTTTAATGGAGCGTATGGAAGGGATGCAAAAGAGCTATGCAGCCACATATGCTGATTTAGACATCCAATTGGCGGATTACTTTGGCTACCATCCAAAATTAAAAACGGTGTTGCTAGATCGTATGGAAGAGGCCATTGCAGGAGACGTAAAAATGAATTGTGATACATGTCAGTACCGTATTAATGCATCGGCATTCGTGGAGCATCATCACGACCATGACCACGACCACGGTCATCACCATCATCATGACCACGATCACGATCACCACCACGATCATGACCACCATCATGAAGAGGAGCTAGTGAAATGA
- a CDS encoding cobalt-precorrin-5B (C(1))-methyltransferase, protein MERKPKKDPKDMRHGYTTGACATAVTKAALLALITNEEQETSTIHLPIGRDATFTIEKCTFGHNEVSCETIKDAGDDPDATHKALIIGTVSWADTPGIHLDGGIGVGRVTKPGLPVAVGEAAINPVPRKMIHSTVQDVLDDFQITRGVNVVISVPDGEEIAKKTLNGRLGILGGISILGTRGTVVPFSSSAYMASIVQAISVARAAGCDHVVVTTGGRSEKFGMAEYPALPEEAFIEMGDFVGFTLKHCKRLGIKRVSLVGMMGKFSKVAQGVMMVHSKSAAIDFNFLAQLAIDVGADEETVEQVRAANTASQVGEIMADKGYDAFFHHLCEACCYSSLHHIRGGLTLSTSIYSMQGQLLGRADDIASIDEINWDRG, encoded by the coding sequence ATGGAGCGGAAGCCAAAAAAGGATCCTAAAGACATGCGTCACGGTTATACAACAGGAGCCTGTGCAACAGCCGTTACGAAGGCCGCCTTGCTAGCACTTATTACGAATGAAGAACAAGAAACGAGTACAATTCATCTGCCAATAGGGCGAGATGCAACGTTTACGATAGAAAAATGTACGTTCGGTCATAACGAAGTAAGTTGCGAAACAATAAAGGATGCTGGTGATGACCCAGATGCAACACATAAAGCCCTCATTATTGGTACGGTAAGTTGGGCTGATACACCAGGGATTCATTTAGATGGGGGTATTGGGGTCGGGCGAGTAACAAAGCCCGGCTTGCCCGTTGCTGTTGGAGAAGCCGCCATCAATCCTGTACCACGTAAGATGATACATAGTACCGTGCAAGATGTGCTAGATGATTTTCAAATTACACGCGGCGTTAATGTTGTTATTTCTGTACCAGATGGTGAGGAAATAGCGAAAAAAACATTAAATGGACGGCTCGGCATACTTGGTGGCATTTCCATTTTAGGCACAAGGGGAACCGTCGTGCCTTTTTCGAGTTCCGCTTATATGGCAAGCATTGTCCAAGCTATTAGTGTTGCAAGAGCTGCTGGCTGTGACCATGTTGTCGTGACAACAGGTGGACGTAGCGAAAAGTTTGGCATGGCTGAGTATCCTGCATTACCTGAGGAAGCATTTATTGAAATGGGTGATTTTGTCGGCTTTACGTTAAAGCATTGTAAACGGCTTGGCATTAAGCGCGTATCGCTCGTTGGCATGATGGGGAAATTTTCAAAGGTAGCGCAAGGGGTGATGATGGTGCACTCCAAAAGTGCAGCGATTGATTTTAATTTTTTAGCACAGTTAGCAATAGATGTTGGGGCAGATGAAGAGACCGTTGAACAAGTTAGAGCAGCGAATACCGCCTCTCAAGTTGGTGAAATAATGGCGGATAAAGGGTATGATGCATTTTTTCATCATTTATGTGAAGCGTGTTGTTATTCATCATTACACCATATTAGAGGTGGCTTGACGCTCTCCACATCGATTTATTCGATGCAGGGACAATTACTAGGAAGGGCTGATGACATTGCATCAATCGATGAAATTAATTGGGATCGGGGATAA
- a CDS encoding ATP-binding cassette domain-containing protein, with translation MTELYFDLQHLSYAYADGTKALTDITLQIPKGKKIALLGHNGAGKSTLFQHLNGILKPTAGTISFCNETLSYSRKALATLRQQVGIVFQDADNQLFSGTVKQDIAFGPLNLGWSNEKIEEKIAWAVAQTEVEALLDKPIHFLSVGQKKRVAMAGVLAMEPSVLLLDEPTAGLDTYYAAQFLQYLAKLEDGQRTFLLATHDIALAYEWADQIIVMEAGKIIYNGDPIDMFYEEELLEKAHLERPWVFEMTLALQTKKLLGDNIAMPRSKKDLHKLIEQL, from the coding sequence ATGACTGAGCTTTATTTTGATCTTCAACATTTATCTTATGCTTATGCAGACGGCACTAAAGCCTTAACAGATATTACTTTGCAAATACCAAAAGGGAAAAAAATTGCCCTGCTTGGTCACAATGGCGCAGGTAAATCTACGTTATTTCAGCATTTAAATGGTATTTTAAAACCGACAGCTGGCACTATTTCTTTTTGTAACGAAACGCTTAGCTATTCTAGAAAAGCATTAGCAACATTACGACAACAAGTTGGCATCGTATTCCAAGATGCGGACAATCAACTTTTTTCTGGTACTGTCAAGCAAGATATAGCTTTCGGGCCATTAAATCTTGGCTGGTCAAACGAAAAAATTGAAGAAAAAATCGCGTGGGCTGTTGCGCAAACAGAGGTTGAAGCATTGCTTGATAAGCCCATTCACTTTTTAAGCGTTGGACAAAAGAAACGTGTTGCCATGGCTGGTGTGCTCGCAATGGAACCTTCCGTCTTACTATTAGACGAACCGACTGCTGGGCTAGATACTTATTATGCAGCACAATTTTTACAGTACTTAGCTAAATTAGAAGATGGGCAACGTACGTTTTTATTAGCGACACACGATATCGCTTTAGCCTATGAATGGGCGGATCAAATAATCGTGATGGAGGCAGGGAAAATCATTTATAATGGGGATCCAATCGACATGTTTTACGAAGAGGAATTGCTTGAAAAAGCCCATCTTGAACGACCATGGGTATTTGAAATGACGCTTGCCTTACAAACGAAAAAACTATTGGGCGACAATATAGCAATGCCTCGTTCCAAAAAGGATTTACACAAACTTATTGAACAGCTTTAA
- a CDS encoding precorrin-8X methylmutase — MDFKTDFKPLTVDPDKIYDYSFSIIAEEMGEHDFSEDEWKVVRRIIHASADFELGRSVIITPGAIEAGIKSILAGRHVIADVQMIESGSGKKRFQKHGGDLHCYIADEDVSIEAKKQNTTRAIISMQKASKLHEGGIYAIGNAPTALLELIRLIKEGLAKPDLIIGMPVGFVSAAESKEELLKLEGIPYITNVGRKGGSTVTVAALNAISLLADEQAKK; from the coding sequence ATGGACTTCAAAACAGATTTTAAACCATTAACAGTAGACCCAGACAAAATTTATGATTATAGTTTCTCAATTATTGCAGAGGAAATGGGCGAACATGATTTTTCAGAGGATGAGTGGAAAGTTGTCCGCCGCATTATCCATGCTTCGGCAGACTTTGAATTAGGACGTAGTGTAATTATTACACCAGGAGCGATTGAAGCAGGGATTAAGTCCATTCTTGCGGGACGTCATGTTATTGCAGATGTGCAAATGATAGAAAGTGGTTCAGGTAAAAAACGTTTCCAAAAACATGGCGGAGATTTACACTGCTATATCGCAGATGAAGATGTGTCGATTGAAGCGAAAAAACAAAATACAACACGTGCTATTATCTCGATGCAAAAAGCGTCAAAATTACACGAAGGTGGCATTTATGCGATTGGGAACGCCCCAACTGCTTTACTAGAATTAATTCGTCTAATCAAAGAAGGTTTAGCAAAGCCAGATTTAATTATTGGTATGCCAGTAGGCTTTGTTTCAGCAGCGGAGTCGAAAGAAGAGTTATTGAAACTAGAAGGCATCCCATATATTACAAATGTTGGGCGTAAAGGCGGTAGTACAGTGACGGTTGCTGCATTAAATGCCATTTCATTATTAGCGGACGAACAGGCGAAAAAATAA